A window of the Zeugodacus cucurbitae isolate PBARC_wt_2022May chromosome 4, idZeuCucr1.2, whole genome shotgun sequence genome harbors these coding sequences:
- the LOC114804080 gene encoding LIRP-like: protein MSMNLLKPFALLLIVLAQFEHGCGQQTLCGPALDMVLSTVCENGFNTRFKKSMEWSVQDNGVMDDELPFPYASFPFLAKIHGGQVDTVAKSRRRRQGVYDECCRKPCKMSELYSYCK, encoded by the exons ATGTCGATGAATTTACTAAAACCTTTCGCTTTGCTACTCATCGTGTTGGCACAATTCGAACATGGTTGTGGTCAACAAACTCTTTGTGGTCCCGCACTGGACATGGTGCTCAGCACCGTATGCGAAAATGGCTTCAATACCAGATTCAAGAAGTCAA TGGAATGGAGTGTTCAAGATAACGGTGTAATGGACGACGAGCTGCCCTTCCCTTATGCGAGCTTCCCTTTCCTGGCGAAGATTCACGGCGGCCAAGTTGATACTGTGGCCAAGAGCCGTCGTCGTCGCCAGGGTGTGTATGACGAATGTTGCCGCAAGCCCTGCAAAATGAGCGAGTTGTACTCCTATTGTAA